Proteins encoded in a region of the Pontibacillus halophilus JSM 076056 = DSM 19796 genome:
- the fmt gene encoding methionyl-tRNA formyltransferase, whose translation MKRIVFMGTPDFSVPVLQRLLDDGYNVVAVVTQPDRPKGRKKVMTPPPVKEKALEYNIPVLQPEKIRKEYDEVLKYEPDLVVTAAFGQILPKELLDGPSYGCINVHASLLPELRGGAPIHYSILQGKKETGITIMYMVEALDAGDMLSQAKVTIEEDDHTGSLHDKLSVVGADLLSDTIPKLLDGTITAEPQDETKVTFAPNIKRDLEKIDWNQDIETIYNHIRGLHPWPVAFTEWRSKPLKVWWGEKVASKFNGENGEIVAIEDEGIIVKCGDGHGIRITDLQPSGKKRMDASSFLRGAGQSLELGEVLGESHE comes from the coding sequence ATGAAACGAATTGTATTTATGGGGACACCAGATTTCTCGGTGCCCGTCTTACAACGGTTACTCGATGACGGGTATAACGTTGTTGCCGTAGTTACTCAACCAGACCGTCCTAAAGGGCGTAAAAAAGTGATGACACCGCCACCTGTGAAGGAGAAGGCGTTAGAATATAACATTCCCGTACTACAACCGGAGAAGATTCGGAAAGAGTACGATGAAGTTCTTAAGTATGAGCCAGATTTAGTTGTAACGGCGGCTTTCGGACAGATTCTTCCTAAAGAATTGTTGGATGGCCCATCCTATGGATGCATTAACGTTCATGCGTCACTTCTCCCTGAATTAAGAGGTGGAGCTCCAATCCATTATTCCATCCTTCAAGGAAAGAAGGAGACAGGGATTACGATTATGTACATGGTCGAAGCCCTTGACGCTGGTGATATGCTCTCCCAAGCGAAAGTAACGATTGAGGAGGACGACCATACAGGGTCATTACATGACAAGCTATCAGTCGTAGGTGCTGACTTGTTAAGCGACACCATTCCGAAATTGCTAGACGGAACCATTACAGCAGAACCTCAAGATGAAACAAAAGTTACCTTTGCCCCTAACATTAAGCGTGATCTTGAGAAGATTGACTGGAACCAAGACATTGAAACGATTTACAACCACATTCGTGGGTTACACCCATGGCCGGTTGCGTTTACAGAATGGCGTTCCAAACCACTTAAAGTGTGGTGGGGTGAGAAGGTAGCGAGTAAGTTCAATGGGGAAAATGGTGAAATTGTAGCCATTGAAGACGAAGGAATCATTGTCAAATGTGGCGATGGGCATGGAATTCGCATTACAGACTTGCAACCTTCCGGGAAGAAACGCATGGATGCCTCATCCTTCCTCCGTGGAGCGGGTCAATCGCTAGAACTTGGAGAGGTATTAGGAGAGAGCCATGAGTAA
- the rsmB gene encoding 16S rRNA (cytosine(967)-C(5))-methyltransferase RsmB, with the protein MSNEALRETALEILTRVGENNSFSHLLMNQAIEKKGLAHRDTGLLTEIVYGTLQRKVGLQYLVAPFIVKQKKLKPWVLWLLYMSVYQMKYLDRVPDHAVIHEAVEIAKKKGHKGIASMVNGVLRSMQRNGTRSFEEIEDPIERLATETSHPLWMVKRWVDMYGLEETKAMCFTNLETKSMSVRVNTTKYTRSEIIERLTEDEFDVEPSSLANDGILIFKGNILKHELFRNGGLTIQDESSMLVGQHIGVSKGMEVLDACSAPGGKTTHMAEYMDNEGNVTAYDLHEKKVRLVKQKAEQLGLTNVTTGAADSRALRDKHDDHTFDRILLDAPCSGLGVVRGKPDIKYSKSEEDIKTLSRIQRELLESVSPLLKEDGKLMYSTCTVDVQENEQVIQSFLQDHPEWEVDAAFFEELPEETKELPGVSPFGLQLFPQDFDTDGFFLTRLKRRSDFHDGSNEAREHTSNETTKA; encoded by the coding sequence ATGAGTAATGAAGCATTAAGAGAAACCGCCCTTGAAATCTTAACGAGAGTCGGAGAAAACAATAGTTTCAGTCACCTATTGATGAATCAAGCCATTGAGAAGAAGGGGCTTGCTCACCGAGATACTGGACTGTTGACAGAGATTGTGTACGGAACGTTGCAACGTAAAGTTGGGTTACAATACCTTGTTGCTCCGTTTATTGTGAAACAGAAGAAGCTAAAGCCATGGGTGCTTTGGCTTCTTTACATGTCGGTATACCAAATGAAGTATTTAGACCGTGTCCCAGACCATGCCGTCATTCATGAAGCAGTAGAGATTGCGAAGAAGAAAGGTCATAAAGGCATTGCCTCTATGGTCAACGGGGTACTTCGCTCCATGCAACGTAACGGTACCCGTTCTTTCGAAGAAATTGAGGACCCAATTGAGCGTTTAGCAACGGAAACAAGTCATCCATTATGGATGGTGAAGCGTTGGGTGGACATGTATGGTCTTGAGGAAACAAAGGCGATGTGCTTTACGAACCTGGAGACGAAGAGCATGTCTGTACGAGTGAATACGACAAAGTATACACGGAGTGAAATCATCGAGCGTTTAACGGAGGATGAATTCGATGTCGAACCTTCTTCCCTTGCAAACGACGGGATCTTAATCTTCAAGGGGAATATTCTGAAGCATGAACTGTTCCGAAATGGTGGATTAACCATTCAAGATGAAAGTTCAATGCTTGTCGGTCAGCACATTGGTGTATCGAAAGGGATGGAAGTACTCGACGCATGTAGTGCACCCGGCGGGAAGACAACGCACATGGCAGAGTATATGGATAATGAGGGAAATGTAACAGCATACGATTTGCACGAGAAGAAGGTACGCCTTGTGAAGCAAAAAGCAGAGCAGCTTGGGTTAACAAACGTGACAACTGGAGCAGCAGACAGCCGTGCTTTACGAGATAAGCATGATGATCACACTTTCGATCGTATTTTATTAGATGCCCCGTGCTCAGGGCTTGGGGTAGTAAGAGGGAAGCCTGATATTAAGTACTCAAAATCAGAAGAAGATATTAAAACCCTTTCCCGAATTCAGCGAGAGCTGTTAGAATCGGTAAGTCCCTTACTGAAAGAAGACGGCAAATTAATGTACAGTACTTGTACGGTAGACGTGCAAGAGAATGAACAAGTCATCCAATCCTTCTTACAGGACCATCCTGAATGGGAAGTGGATGCTGCCTTTTTTGAAGAGTTACCAGAAGAAACGAAGGAATTGCCAGGCGTGTCTCCATTTGGTCTTCAACTCTTTCCACAGGACTTTGACACAGACGGATTTTTCTTAACTAGATTGAAAAGAAGGAGTGACTTCCATGACGGAAGCAACGAAGCAAGAGAACACACAAGTAACGAAACGACGAAAGCGTAA
- the rlmN gene encoding 23S rRNA (adenine(2503)-C(2))-methyltransferase RlmN, with product MTEATKQENTQVTKRRKRKKEKRPNLGTSIYSLTFEELEKWLKDNGEPAFRATQIFEWLYQKRVSTFEEMTNLSKGLRTKLEEAFKITTLSTVIQQKSTDGTTMKFLFEMHDGYTIETVLMKHDYGYSVCVTTQVGCRIGCTFCASTLGGLKRQLEAGEIVSQVLKVQQALDDAGERVASVVIMGIGEPFDNYEEMLAFLKVLNHDKGLNIGARHITISTSGIIPKIYEFADEKMQINFAVSLHAANHELRSKLMPINKAYPLEKLLESMKYYNDTTGRRVTIEYGLMGGENDSNEHAMELAQKIKEYNLKTHVNLIPVNYVPERDYVRTGRNQIFEFERTLKEQGVNVTIRREQGHDIDAACGQLRAKERKQETR from the coding sequence ATGACGGAAGCAACGAAGCAAGAGAACACACAAGTAACGAAACGACGAAAGCGTAAGAAAGAAAAGCGCCCTAATCTAGGAACCTCAATCTATTCTTTAACATTTGAAGAACTAGAGAAGTGGCTGAAGGATAATGGGGAGCCTGCGTTCCGCGCTACTCAAATATTTGAATGGTTGTACCAAAAGCGTGTATCTACATTCGAAGAAATGACAAACCTTTCAAAAGGGTTACGCACAAAGCTTGAAGAAGCATTTAAGATTACAACGCTAAGCACCGTCATTCAACAGAAGTCTACAGATGGTACGACAATGAAGTTTCTATTTGAAATGCATGACGGTTATACAATTGAAACAGTACTAATGAAACATGACTACGGCTATTCCGTATGTGTAACGACACAAGTGGGTTGCCGTATCGGTTGTACATTCTGTGCTTCTACACTAGGTGGGTTAAAACGCCAGCTAGAAGCAGGAGAAATCGTAAGTCAAGTGCTTAAAGTTCAACAAGCGTTGGACGATGCAGGGGAACGCGTTGCATCTGTCGTAATTATGGGTATAGGCGAGCCATTTGATAACTATGAAGAGATGCTTGCGTTCTTGAAGGTCTTGAACCACGACAAGGGATTAAATATTGGCGCGCGCCACATCACAATCTCTACTAGCGGAATTATTCCTAAAATTTACGAATTCGCAGACGAGAAGATGCAAATCAACTTTGCTGTTTCCCTACACGCTGCAAACCATGAATTGCGCTCTAAATTGATGCCGATCAACAAAGCGTATCCGTTAGAGAAACTTCTAGAATCCATGAAGTATTACAACGATACGACGGGTCGTCGTGTTACGATTGAGTATGGACTCATGGGTGGCGAGAACGATTCAAATGAACATGCTATGGAATTAGCTCAAAAGATTAAAGAGTACAACCTAAAGACACACGTTAACTTAATTCCAGTTAACTACGTTCCTGAACGTGATTATGTGCGTACAGGACGAAATCAAATTTTCGAATTCGAACGTACGTTGAAAGAACAAGGTGTGAACGTAACGATTCGACGTGAGCAAGGTCACGATATTGATGCTGCATGTGGCCAGTTGCGTGCGAAGGAGCGTAAACAAGAGACGAGGTGA
- a CDS encoding Stp1/IreP family PP2C-type Ser/Thr phosphatase, whose protein sequence is MNGYFLTDTGQVRSHNEDAGGLYLNASEQALAVVADGMGGHRAGDVASSLAASSLHKKWLESSLITTPDEAEAWLKEQVQAINREIFEYAKEHEECEGMGTTVVAAICTNEFVSVAHIGDSRCYLKTEFGFKQVTEDHSLVNELVKSGQISRQDAEHHPRKNVLLRALGTESDISVDVKTMVWEEGNTLLLCSDGLSNKVSDEELHEFVQTPLSVEEAAERLVTIANERGGEDNISLVIVHYDESMEEGDT, encoded by the coding sequence GTGAATGGATATTTCCTAACAGATACAGGACAAGTTCGATCTCATAATGAAGATGCAGGCGGATTGTATTTGAACGCCTCTGAACAAGCTTTAGCCGTTGTCGCAGATGGTATGGGCGGTCACCGTGCAGGAGATGTAGCTAGCTCGCTAGCTGCATCCTCTTTACATAAGAAATGGCTCGAGTCTTCTCTAATCACCACCCCTGATGAAGCAGAAGCATGGTTGAAAGAACAAGTGCAGGCAATCAATCGTGAAATATTCGAGTATGCTAAAGAACATGAAGAATGTGAGGGGATGGGGACGACTGTTGTTGCTGCGATATGCACGAATGAGTTTGTGTCAGTGGCTCATATTGGTGACAGTCGTTGTTATCTTAAGACTGAATTTGGATTTAAACAAGTAACAGAAGATCACTCCTTAGTGAATGAACTCGTGAAATCGGGTCAAATCTCTCGGCAGGATGCTGAACACCATCCACGAAAGAATGTTCTATTAAGGGCTCTTGGGACTGAGTCTGACATTTCGGTAGACGTAAAAACGATGGTATGGGAAGAGGGCAATACTCTATTGCTTTGTTCAGACGGACTATCGAATAAAGTGAGTGATGAAGAGTTACATGAGTTTGTACAAACTCCACTAAGCGTTGAAGAAGCAGCAGAACGCCTTGTGACCATCGCAAACGAACGAGGCGGTGAGGACAATATTTCACTCGTCATTGTTCATTATGATGAATCGATGGAAGAAGGTGACACATAA
- the pknB gene encoding Stk1 family PASTA domain-containing Ser/Thr kinase, whose product MLKGHLLHDRYEILETIGGGGMANVYLANDTILNRQVAIKVLRLEYANDDEFIARFHREAHSATSLSHPNIVNIFDVGEEEQIYFMAMEYVEGMTLKKYIQTHGPLDVEEAISITKQLTSAISFAHDNGIIHRDIKPQNILIDEYQHVKVTDFGIATALSATSLTQTNSVLGSVHYLSPEQARGGMATKKSDIYSIGIVLFEMLTGRLPFSGQSAVSIALKHLQSETPSIKRWNNDLPQSVENIVLKATAKDRFHRYQDVHEMMDDLETVLLPHRINEPKFTPPVNSDDEEVTKAIPIITNDAYNDEDTISDTIVHDGETVPPESQQATHEKGEPYSTEDSKQKNKKKDKKKKRVLPIVLTSLLILTVLAVAAIFIIPRYFIPDDVEIIDVAGMDYSEAYSKLSELNLNVERETETSDEVPEGQVIRTSPEAFNIVKEEATVTIVESIGKQKVDFEDYTNQSYESVKRQLESDGYSSVTSVPKTSDTVPEGEIIEHVTPTAGERVVPEDTRVVFNISIGPENITVKDMRGQTLKGVREYAESGDISFSDRDVNYDYSETVPEGQVISQSPAAGDEVKPGTSLSVTVSNGPEKKSPLSKTVEYTVDIPPNQSEEEPLANEEEGSGDESPENADPNEHTVVIYVDDVNRNLTDVHQEDKITETKTYTLELLIPVDGEATYKVVVDGNVVKEETFSYEEGE is encoded by the coding sequence ATGCTTAAGGGGCACCTTCTACATGACCGGTACGAAATTTTAGAGACCATTGGCGGAGGTGGGATGGCGAATGTCTACCTCGCGAATGATACGATTCTTAACCGACAAGTCGCCATTAAAGTTTTGCGCCTGGAGTATGCGAATGACGATGAATTTATCGCTCGATTCCATCGGGAGGCTCACTCGGCAACGAGTCTTTCTCACCCAAACATCGTCAACATTTTCGATGTAGGTGAAGAGGAACAAATTTATTTTATGGCGATGGAATATGTGGAGGGAATGACGCTAAAGAAATACATCCAAACTCACGGACCATTGGATGTGGAAGAAGCAATCTCGATTACGAAGCAACTCACTTCTGCGATTAGTTTCGCTCATGATAATGGGATTATTCATAGGGATATTAAACCTCAGAACATTCTTATTGACGAATATCAACATGTTAAAGTAACAGACTTCGGAATTGCCACAGCGTTATCCGCTACTTCACTCACTCAGACCAATTCTGTACTTGGGTCCGTTCACTATCTGTCCCCAGAACAAGCCCGTGGTGGAATGGCTACGAAGAAATCTGATATTTATTCCATTGGTATTGTGCTGTTTGAAATGCTCACAGGTAGATTGCCATTTTCCGGACAGTCAGCGGTGTCCATTGCATTAAAGCACTTACAAAGTGAAACCCCATCCATTAAGAGATGGAACAATGACCTACCACAAAGTGTAGAGAACATCGTCTTGAAAGCAACAGCTAAAGACCGTTTTCACCGTTACCAAGATGTACACGAAATGATGGATGATTTAGAGACGGTGTTACTGCCTCATCGCATTAACGAGCCTAAGTTTACACCGCCTGTTAATTCCGATGATGAAGAAGTTACAAAGGCCATTCCCATTATTACGAATGATGCGTACAATGACGAAGATACAATCTCAGATACGATTGTACATGATGGAGAAACGGTCCCCCCGGAGTCTCAACAAGCTACACATGAGAAGGGCGAACCGTACTCAACTGAGGACAGCAAACAAAAGAATAAGAAGAAGGACAAAAAGAAAAAACGCGTCCTTCCGATCGTACTAACGTCTCTCCTAATCCTTACTGTGCTAGCGGTTGCGGCCATCTTCATAATTCCAAGATACTTCATTCCTGACGATGTAGAGATTATAGATGTGGCAGGAATGGATTATAGCGAGGCATATAGCAAGCTCAGCGAGTTAAACTTGAATGTGGAACGAGAAACGGAGACATCCGATGAAGTACCAGAAGGACAAGTCATTCGTACCAGTCCAGAAGCTTTTAACATCGTGAAAGAAGAGGCGACCGTTACAATCGTTGAGAGTATTGGAAAACAGAAAGTGGACTTTGAAGATTACACGAATCAGTCTTACGAATCCGTGAAACGACAGCTAGAATCAGATGGCTATTCGTCTGTTACTTCCGTACCTAAAACGAGTGATACAGTACCAGAGGGTGAAATTATTGAGCATGTGACACCAACTGCAGGTGAGCGGGTAGTGCCAGAAGACACAAGAGTTGTGTTCAACATCAGTATTGGACCAGAGAATATAACGGTCAAGGATATGAGAGGTCAGACGCTTAAAGGTGTTCGTGAGTATGCCGAATCAGGTGACATATCATTCTCAGACCGTGATGTGAACTATGACTATTCGGAGACGGTCCCTGAAGGCCAAGTGATTTCTCAAAGCCCAGCAGCAGGGGATGAAGTAAAACCTGGAACTTCTCTTTCTGTCACGGTATCCAATGGCCCAGAAAAGAAATCTCCACTTTCAAAGACGGTGGAGTATACGGTAGACATTCCTCCAAACCAATCTGAAGAAGAACCGCTGGCTAATGAAGAGGAAGGGTCTGGTGATGAGTCACCTGAAAATGCGGATCCAAATGAACACACCGTAGTAATTTACGTAGATGATGTGAACCGCAACCTAACTGATGTACATCAAGAAGATAAAATTACAGAAACCAAGACCTATACGCTAGAACTGCTTATTCCAGTTGATGGGGAAGCAACGTATAAGGTTGTGGTTGATGGGAATGTCGTTAAAGAAGAGACATTCTCGTATGAGGAAGGTGAATAA
- the rsgA gene encoding ribosome small subunit-dependent GTPase A, translated as MQQGQIVKSLSGFYYVLSEGTVYPCKGRGNFRKRKITPLVGDDVSFEIDENDEGYILEVHERENELVRPPIANVDQAVIVSSGVEPTFNPLLLDRFLVLVESKHIKPIIVITKSDLMDNETLDRVNTYKQTYERIGYSVILGSSHNENGMDELLPYLEGKTSVIAGQSGVGKSSMLNALEPAFQLEIGTISKSLGRGKHTTRHVELHKLNGGLIADTPGFSSLEFQELEQEELSECFPEIFEIGKSCKFRGCMHKKEPKCAVKQAAEERELPAFRYEHYLQFLEEIQNRKPRY; from the coding sequence ATGCAGCAAGGCCAAATTGTGAAATCGCTTAGCGGATTTTATTATGTGCTTAGCGAAGGAACTGTTTATCCATGTAAAGGGCGAGGGAATTTCAGGAAACGTAAAATCACTCCCCTAGTTGGTGATGACGTATCGTTTGAAATTGATGAAAATGATGAGGGCTACATTCTTGAGGTCCATGAACGAGAGAATGAATTGGTTCGCCCGCCTATTGCGAATGTCGACCAAGCCGTCATCGTCTCATCGGGAGTTGAACCTACCTTTAACCCGTTGTTGCTTGACCGATTCTTAGTTCTTGTTGAATCAAAGCATATAAAGCCTATCATTGTCATTACGAAAAGCGACTTAATGGATAACGAAACATTGGACAGAGTGAATACCTATAAACAAACTTACGAAAGGATTGGATACTCTGTTATTCTAGGTTCATCTCACAATGAAAATGGGATGGACGAGTTACTCCCTTATTTAGAAGGGAAAACGTCTGTTATTGCTGGACAATCTGGAGTGGGTAAATCTTCCATGTTAAACGCATTAGAACCAGCCTTTCAGTTAGAAATTGGTACAATCTCGAAAAGCCTTGGCCGTGGAAAACATACGACAAGACATGTGGAATTGCATAAGCTCAATGGAGGGTTAATTGCCGATACTCCAGGTTTCAGTTCACTTGAATTTCAGGAGCTAGAACAAGAAGAGCTATCAGAATGTTTCCCAGAGATCTTCGAAATTGGGAAATCATGCAAATTTCGCGGTTGTATGCATAAGAAAGAGCCAAAATGTGCTGTTAAACAAGCGGCAGAAGAGAGAGAGCTTCCCGCTTTTCGTTACGAGCACTATTTACAGTTCCTTGAGGAAATTCAAAACAGAAAGCCGAGGTATTAA
- the rpe gene encoding ribulose-phosphate 3-epimerase, protein MVKIAPSILSADFAKLGEEIKDVEKGGADYIHVDVMDGHFVPNITIGPLIVEAIRPHTELPLDVHLMIENPDQYIPQFKEAGADIITVHQEACPHLHRTIQLIKQTGAKAGVVINPATPVDVLRPILEDVDLILLMTVNPGFGGQSFIHSVVPKISTLDNWRKEHDLSYEIEIDGGVKPGTAKLCKEHGADVLVAGSAVFNASDRKEAMEAIRNDA, encoded by the coding sequence ATGGTGAAAATTGCGCCATCCATTCTTTCCGCTGATTTCGCTAAACTTGGGGAAGAGATTAAAGATGTAGAGAAGGGTGGGGCGGATTACATTCATGTCGATGTCATGGATGGACATTTCGTTCCAAATATTACAATTGGCCCACTAATTGTAGAAGCAATTCGTCCGCATACTGAACTACCTCTCGATGTTCATTTAATGATTGAGAATCCAGATCAGTACATTCCTCAGTTCAAAGAGGCTGGAGCGGACATCATCACGGTTCACCAAGAGGCATGCCCTCACTTACACCGTACGATCCAACTCATCAAACAGACTGGCGCAAAGGCGGGGGTAGTCATCAACCCAGCCACGCCTGTAGACGTATTGCGTCCTATTCTTGAAGATGTAGACCTTATTCTACTTATGACCGTCAATCCTGGTTTTGGAGGGCAGTCATTCATACACTCTGTTGTCCCAAAGATTTCGACTTTAGACAACTGGCGTAAAGAGCACGATTTGTCTTATGAAATCGAAATCGACGGTGGTGTGAAACCAGGCACAGCAAAGCTATGTAAAGAACATGGAGCTGACGTTCTTGTAGCAGGTAGCGCCGTATTTAACGCATCAGACCGTAAAGAAGCAATGGAAGCCATTCGTAACGATGCATAA
- a CDS encoding sugar porter family MFS transporter has translation MNHPKAYATMIAIVAAIGGILYGYDTAVINGSVGFVESYFNLGASAVGWAVSSALVGSLIGASTAGKLADRLGRKKTLLIAATLFGLSAIFSAIPPNFTVFFMARIVGGIGMGIASIVTPMYISEIAPNSMRGLLGSFYQVAVTFGILTIYFVNYEIVSVGSEAWNVNNGWRYMFASELIPALLFFLLLWGIPESPRWLAMQNNREKTLSVLQRFFHKKEDAEHQLRDIEKGLEEEEGKSGQGILSKKWRLPLFVGIGLAFLQQVSGINVIMYYATEFLGDFNIGTGENSSYLQSVYIGLVNFLATFIATATLDKFGRKTLLIIGSTGMALSMTIVGIMIYMQAVTYTLMVFIFLYIICFAFSWGPIAWVLLSEIFPNRIRGKVMSISVFVLWSSNILVSQTFPMMNQNGFLQSTFNGAFPFLVYGVFCLLCIPFSIKFVPETKGRSLEDIERMWNERTGYESEQDIKA, from the coding sequence ATGAATCATCCGAAAGCTTATGCGACGATGATTGCCATAGTAGCGGCAATTGGAGGTATTTTATACGGCTATGACACGGCTGTCATCAATGGTTCAGTTGGATTTGTTGAATCTTATTTCAATCTAGGAGCTTCTGCTGTTGGCTGGGCGGTTTCTAGTGCATTGGTTGGGAGTTTAATCGGTGCAAGTACTGCAGGGAAACTAGCAGACCGACTAGGGCGAAAGAAAACACTATTGATTGCTGCCACTTTATTTGGATTATCAGCTATTTTCTCTGCCATACCGCCAAACTTCACGGTCTTCTTTATGGCACGGATTGTCGGCGGAATTGGAATGGGGATTGCTTCCATCGTAACGCCGATGTACATCTCAGAAATCGCACCAAATTCTATGAGAGGTCTGCTTGGAAGCTTCTATCAGGTGGCTGTTACCTTTGGAATTCTAACGATTTACTTCGTAAACTATGAAATCGTTTCCGTAGGAAGTGAGGCATGGAATGTAAACAATGGGTGGAGATATATGTTCGCATCAGAACTTATTCCTGCGTTACTCTTCTTCTTATTGTTATGGGGCATACCGGAAAGCCCACGGTGGCTCGCGATGCAAAATAATCGCGAAAAGACGCTATCGGTATTACAACGTTTCTTTCACAAGAAGGAAGACGCAGAACATCAGTTGCGTGATATTGAGAAAGGGTTAGAAGAAGAAGAGGGTAAATCTGGCCAAGGGATCCTTAGTAAGAAGTGGCGACTTCCTCTCTTTGTTGGGATTGGCTTAGCGTTTTTACAACAAGTAAGTGGCATTAACGTCATTATGTATTATGCAACAGAGTTTCTTGGTGACTTCAATATTGGTACAGGAGAAAATTCCAGCTACCTTCAGAGTGTTTATATTGGTCTCGTAAACTTTCTTGCTACATTTATCGCGACGGCCACCCTTGATAAATTTGGTCGCAAAACTCTGTTGATTATTGGATCAACAGGGATGGCGCTTTCCATGACAATCGTTGGGATTATGATTTATATGCAAGCTGTTACTTACACCCTCATGGTGTTTATCTTCTTATACATTATTTGCTTTGCTTTCTCTTGGGGCCCGATTGCATGGGTGTTACTATCTGAAATCTTCCCAAATCGTATCCGCGGGAAAGTAATGAGTATTAGCGTATTTGTACTTTGGTCTTCAAATATTCTTGTTTCTCAGACATTCCCAATGATGAATCAAAATGGTTTCTTACAATCCACCTTTAATGGGGCGTTTCCGTTCTTGGTGTATGGTGTGTTCTGTCTCTTATGCATTCCATTTTCAATTAAGTTTGTTCCAGAAACGAAAGGCCGTTCACTTGAAGATATTGAACGGATGTGGAACGAACGAACAGGCTATGAATCCGAACAGGATATAAAAGCATAA
- a CDS encoding thiamine diphosphokinase has product MKHVAIVGGGPRKYVPTLTNFYDEEMYWIGADYGAKMLLEQKIIPDYSVGDFDSVSESEFRIIQEKSKQCKAYEVEKDETDLELALEHALEQNPTTIYFFGVTGGRLDHALINLQLLYPLQQKGIRGVVIDEGNWVELKEPGVHEVTQDDRFPNVSFVPFTSEVKQLTLDGFYYPLVNANVPWGSTLCISNKLHREKGTFSFEEGILLVIKSRDIIE; this is encoded by the coding sequence GTGAAGCACGTAGCAATCGTAGGAGGGGGACCTCGAAAATATGTCCCAACCTTAACGAATTTTTATGATGAAGAGATGTACTGGATTGGAGCGGATTATGGCGCTAAGATGTTACTTGAGCAGAAGATAATTCCTGATTACTCCGTTGGGGATTTTGATTCCGTGTCAGAGAGTGAATTTCGAATCATTCAAGAAAAGTCTAAACAATGTAAAGCATACGAGGTGGAGAAAGATGAGACGGACCTCGAGCTAGCACTTGAGCATGCTCTGGAACAAAATCCGACAACGATTTATTTCTTCGGGGTAACAGGGGGCAGGTTAGATCATGCATTAATCAACTTGCAATTGCTTTACCCGCTGCAACAAAAAGGAATTCGGGGAGTTGTCATTGATGAGGGGAATTGGGTGGAACTAAAAGAGCCAGGCGTACATGAAGTGACTCAAGATGACCGATTCCCAAATGTATCATTCGTACCGTTTACATCAGAAGTAAAGCAACTGACACTGGATGGCTTTTATTATCCTTTAGTGAATGCAAATGTACCATGGGGGTCTACACTGTGCATCTCCAATAAGCTGCATAGAGAAAAGGGTACTTTTTCATTTGAGGAAGGCATACTATTGGTAATAAAGAGTCGAGACATTATAGAGTAA
- the spoVM gene encoding stage V sporulation protein SpoVM — protein sequence MKFYTIKLPRFLGGFVRVLIGSFKKQ from the coding sequence TTGAAATTCTATACTATCAAACTCCCGCGCTTTCTTGGCGGTTTCGTACGAGTACTCATTGGCTCATTCAAGAAGCAATAA
- the rpmB gene encoding 50S ribosomal protein L28 yields the protein MARKCAVTGRKTTSGNTRSHAMNANKRNWKSNVQKVRIMVDGKPKKVYVSARALKSGKVERV from the coding sequence ATGGCTCGTAAATGTGCAGTAACAGGTCGTAAAACGACTTCTGGTAACACTCGTTCACACGCAATGAATGCTAATAAACGTAACTGGAAATCTAACGTTCAAAAAGTACGTATCATGGTTGATGGCAAACCTAAAAAAGTTTACGTTTCAGCACGTGCACTTAAATCCGGTAAAGTAGAACGCGTATAA